A genome region from Oncorhynchus gorbuscha isolate QuinsamMale2020 ecotype Even-year linkage group LG26, OgorEven_v1.0, whole genome shotgun sequence includes the following:
- the LOC124016007 gene encoding oxysterol-binding protein-related protein 7-like, with the protein MMDPRVCPPSLNSSQSVMSSLDKSPAGVSKVGHLRNGSVGSSRNTRQYSSHWEVLEDHMDMSSGIGSGLDMSVPGICEGFLMKRRKYPMKGWHKRYFLLEKGILKYSKTQQDIQRGKLHGSLDVSLAVMSINKKSKRIDLDNGDYLYHLKTKSNDLFYIWLTKLCAHRVFKKNEALGLHHGVLHALTMGNSTLLPAMASLAQRNQTAMPGMYPHYASSASVYQAEMEVLPTAAPGVNGKVAAWLQQTHQSDTCSQELARSQADLTELAQLIQRLNWLESGQKPISNSDLERRINLQNLTLNIPKAKKERKTTNKIFGHSRTHSGVETCGMFTSSHLSTSSNHLSVEASSVPSIPDYVYSQLSNPLITSPEAKKIQQDICAVSQKVHASLKSIHEVLALERERVRLAWTGPDLRSSTSNQLATLCSTLSELEVQSCQTKVHSLSLSSGSTGGSKESYSTVRQDQHAEKTPSKGCSVQRTPSLADSMAEYYDARDVIVYENSENGDEESDESGLSDVTTTSNSEPDEVHEGVSPDQLQTKASATLNYRTSVSRAPDMVSTVPTNTGRRTVLPANCVDNSHIGIMTILYNNIGKDLSRVSMPCGLNEPLNLLQRVSEELEYSELLDIANRTEDPFERMLYIGVFSISGYAWATWRNRYKPFNPVLGETYESHCKERGFRYVAEQVSHHPPCSAVHAESENFTFWQDQQWKNKFWGKSLEIISSGPVNVKLPKYGDHYVWNKAVTCVHNVLSQQRWLEHYGEVTIRNTKSDICTCKISFVKSRYWTSETSKNEVQGRVLNQAGEVVHRFGGLWHEGIFCDTLPNPKCIWKPNPQADDHFQYYGFSRYARELNELTPELKKVLPPSDTRYRPDQRILEEGDVAGADRKKEEVEQKQRERRKELAKKGEEHVPRFFRKELDAAGNESWLSNGTYWKIRDQPGFANTKNLDLWC; encoded by the exons ATGATGGACCCTCGGGTGTGTCCACCCTCACTCAACAGCAGCCAATCAGTGATGAGCAGTTTGGACAAGTCTCCCGCTGGAGTATCCAAGGTCGGCCACTTGCGGAACGGCAGCGTTGGGTCATCGCGCAACACCCGCCAG TACTCCAGCCACTGGGAGGTGTTGGAAGACCATATGGACATGAGTTCGGGGATCGGGTCAGGGCTGGACATGAGCGTCCCTGGTATCTGTGAGGGCTttctgatgaagaggaggaagtacCCTATGAAGGGCTGGCACAAG AGGTACTTCCTGTTGGAAAAAGGAATCCTCAAGTACTCAAAGACACAGCAGGAT ATCCAGAGAGGAAAGCTCCACGGCTCCCTGGATGTTAGCCTCGCTGTCATGTCCATCAACAAGAAGTCCAAGCGCATTGATCTGGACAATGGAGACTATTTATACCACCTCAAG ACCAAGAGCAATGACTTGTTCTACATATGGCTGACCAAGCTGTGTGCCCATCGTGTCTTCAAGAAGAACGAGGCCCTGGGTCTCCACCACGGAGTCCTCCATGCCCTCACCATGGGCAACAGCACGTTGTTGCCAGCCATGGCCAGTCTAGCCCAGAGAAACCAAACTGCAATGCCAGGCATG TACCCTCACTATGCCAGCTCTGCCTCTGTCTACCAGGCGGAGATGGAGGTTTTGCCCACAGCAGCCCCAGGGGTCAACGGCAAGGTGGCAGCATGGCTCCAGCAGACCCACCAGTCCGATACCTGCTCCCAAG AGCTAGCTCGTTCTCAGGCCGACTTGACTGAGTTGGCCCAGCTCATTCAGAGGCTCAATTGGCTGGAGAGTGGCCAGAAACCCATCTCCAACAGTGACCTAGAGCGACGAATCAACTTGCAG AATCTGACACTTAATATCCCCAAGGCcaagaaggagaggaagactaCGAACAAGATATTTGGTCATTCTCGCACCCATTCCGGAGTCGAAACCTGCGGCATG TTTACCTCCAGCCACCTGAGCACATCGTCCAACCACCTGAGTGTGGAAGCCTCCTCGGTGCCGTCCATCCCAGACTATGTGTACTCGCAACTCTCCAATCCTCTCATAACCTCCCCTGAAGCCAAGAAGATCCAGCAGGACATTTGTGCTGTGTCCCAAAAGG TTCATGCGTCTCTCAAGTCCATCCACGAGGTGCTCGCGCTGGAGCGTGAGCGGGTCCGGCTGGCTTGGACCGGTCCCGACCTACGCTCATCCACCTCCAATCAACTGGCCACCCTGTGTAGCACACTGTCTGAG CTGGAGGTGCAGTCTTGCCAAACCAAAGTTCATTCCCTGTCCCTTTCCTCTGGATCCACGGGGGGCTCCAAGGAGTCCTACAGCACTGTGCGTCAGGACCAG cATGCTGAGAAGACGCCCTCTAAGGGTTGCTCTGTGCAGCGCACCCCCTCCCTGGCTGACTCCATGGCCGAGTACTATGACGCCAGAGATGTCATCGTCTATGAGAACTCCGAAAACGGCGATGAGGAGTCTGATGAATCCGGGCTAAGTGACGTCACCACCACCAGTAACTCTGAGCCGGACGAGGTCCATG AGGGAGTATCACCGGATCAACTGCAAACAAAAG CCTCTGCCACCCTGAACTACCGCACCAGCGTGTCCAGAGCCCCGGACATGGTCAGCACCGTGCCCACCAACACAGGCCGCCGCACCGTCCTGCCCGCCAACTGTGTCGACAACAGCCACATTGGCATCATGACCATCCTGTACAACAACATTGGCAAGGACCTGTCACGTGTGTCCATGCCCTGTGGCCTCAACGAACCTCTGAACCTGCTGCAGAGAGTGAGCGAAGAGCTGGAGTACTCTGAGCTTCTGGACATCGCCAACCGCACAGAGGACCCCTTCGAGAGGATG CTGTACATTGGCGTTTTCTCCATCTCTGGCTACGCCTGGGCTACCTGGCGAAACCGCTACAAGCCCTTCAACCCCGTCCTGGGAGAGACTTACGAGAGCCACTGCAAGGAGCGCGGCTTCCGCTACGTCGCTGAGCAG GTCAGCCACCACCCGCCCTGCTCCGCCGTGCACGCAGAGTCTGAGAACTTCACCTTCTGGCAAGACCAGCAATGGAAGAACAAGTTCTGGGGAAAGTCTTTGGAGATCATCTCCTCTGGTCCAGTGAATGTCAAGTTGCCAAA atatggggatcactatgTGTGGAACAAGGCGGTGACCTGCGTCCACAACGTCCTGAGTCAGCAGAGGTGGCTGGAGCACTACGGAGAGGTGACCATCAGAAACACCAAGAGTGACATCTGCACCTGCAAGATCTCCTTCGTCAAG tcccgcTACTGGACCTCAGAGACGAGTAAGAATGAGGTGCAGGGCCGGGTTCTGAACCAAGCGGGAGAGGTGGTCCACCGGTTCGGTGGGCTGTGGCACGAGGGCATCTTCTGCGACACCCTGCCTAATCCAAAGTGCATCTGGAAGCCCA acCCTCAGGCTGATGACCACTTCCAGTACTACGGCTTCAGTCGCTACGCCAGGGAGCTCAATGAGCTGACCCCTGAGCTGAAGAAGGTCCTGCCTCCCTCAGACACCCGCTATAGGCCGGACCAGAG GATCCTGGAGGAGGGAGATGTAGCCGGGGCTGACCGTAAGAAGGAGGAAGTcgagcagaaacagagggagcgACGAAAAGAGCTGGCCAAGAAGGGAGAGGAGCACGTGCCTCGTTTCTTCAG GAAAGAGCTGGATGCGGCAGGGAATGAGAGCTGGCTGAGCAACGGAACCTACTGGAAGATCCGTGATCAGCCAGGCTTCGCCAACACCAAGAACTTGGATCTGTGGTGTTGA
- the LOC124016197 gene encoding TANK-binding kinase 1-binding protein 1-like, with product MESLFGGELGLLGGGEGLRDDGCGLGSGVNWSSSPIQDDMYPSHFALAAAYHDIKKRLASLERENSSIKRKLKNYEVKFPMISEFEEERTLQCCSCEPKETSLLQSETTNLQQRVNSLTQELQKSKEREERLEDVIQAYEKIHMEKSNVQRDLDKMTTLAEQHMERICGLESALRQREGSLQKLSAQLHSKNIHYLQLHTSLDVPRERNGRGPTLQSSRSLDAVSDLKLQRLEVELEGARQQAQGACQREKEMKEDLQRLQAEIRQLQQNVQRQEVTTPCEHCDMEWIKKAGDEQVNLALAYTELTEELVRVRGLAVKQTEILRKASHEQMVLRHSPAPQRRYSASQRPSPDRLHSSPPLSPSSPPSGPASYSPTGLSYSPTGSASYSCRPTSQRLRARFQGRRSYSEVADSSAHQRPPPRLLRDPVSTLPKPKNMGESGAYSRPPRISLVGLPRPASARGAVGAGGGGGGGGSSLSSSPHHHALELGFPLAAEGRHFCHLKDPPAPIPQVTPPQSSDDEEWRCPSPVSSPPRTLGAMGVSSREPPPCPSFLALKDPATLACHLPGYLNADHAQSWPSINLWMETEENDTRSCPLCQLTFPTGYPDDALIKHIDTHLENSKI from the exons ATGGAGTCTCTCTTCGGGGGCGAGCTGGGCCTCCTGGGCGGGGGCGAGGGGCTGAGGGATGACGGCTGCGGCTTGGGGTCGGGGGTCAACTGGTCATCCTCACCCATCCAAGACGACATGTACCCCTCCCACTTCGCCCTGGCCGCCGCCTACCATGACATCAAGAAGCGATTGGCCAGCCTGGAGCGAGAGAACAGCAGCATCAAGAGGAAGCTGAAGAACTATGAGGTCAAG ttCCCTATGATCAGTGAGTTTGAGGAGGAGAGGACCCTACAGTGCTGCTCCTGTGAACCCAAGGAGACCAGCCTACTGCAGTCAGAGACCACCAACCTGCAACAGAGAGTCAACTCCCTCACACAGGAG CTCCAGAAGAGtaaagagcgagaggagaggctggaggatgTGATTCAGGCCTATGAGAAGATCCACATGGAGAAGAGTAACGTTCAGAGAGACCTGGACAAGATG ACAACACTAGCAGAGCAGCATATGGAGCGTATCTGTGGTCTGGAGTCAGCTCtgaggcagagggaggggtcccTGCAGAAACTCAGTGCTCAGCTGCACAGCAAGAACATTCATTACCTACAGCTACACACCAGTCTGGACGTGCCtcgtg AGCGGAACGGGCGGGGTCCAACCCTGCAGAGCTCTCGTAGTCTGGACGCCGTGTCCGACCTGAAGCTGCAGAGGTTGGAGGTGGAGCTAGAAGGGGCGCGGCAGCAGGCCCAGGGTgcgtgtcagagagagaaggagatgaaggaGGATCTACAGAGGCTGCAGGCAGAGATCAGACAGCTGCAGCAGAATGTACAGAGACAG GAGGTGACCACACCCTGTGAGCACTGTGACATGGAATGGATAAAGAAGGCAGGAGATGAACA GGTGAATCTGGCGTTGGCCTACACTGAGctgacagaggagctggtgcGTGTGCGAGGTCTGGCTGTAAAACAGACTGAGATCCTCAGGAAGGCATCCCACGAGCAGATGG tcctgagACACTCCCCAGCACCCCAGCGTCGCTACTCAGCCTCCCAACGCCCCTCCCCAGACcgcctccactcctctcctcccctctcaccttCCTCACCCCCTTCTGGCCCTGCATCCTACTCCCCAACTGGCCTCTCTTACTCCCCCACCGGCTCAGCCTCCTACTCCTGCCGGCCAACCAGCCAACGGCTGCGTGCCCGCTTCCAGGGGCGCCGCAGCTACTCAGAGGTGGCCGACTCGTCTGCCCACCAGAGGCCCCCCCCCAGGCTGCTCCGTGACCCAGTCTCCACACTGCCCAAGCCCAAGAACATGGGGGAGTCTGGGGCTTATTCCCGCCCGCCCAGGATTTCCCTGGTGGGGCTTCCCCGGCCGGCCTCGGCCCGTGGAGCTGTAGGTgctggtggagggggaggaggtggtggcAGCAGCCTGAGCAGTAGCCCCCACCACCATGCCCTGGAGCTGGGCTTCCCTCTAGCTGCAGAG GGGCGTCACTTCTGTCATCTGAAGGATCCCCCGGCCCCCATCCCACAGGTCACCCCGCCCCAGTCGTCTGACGATGAGGAGTGGAGGTGCCCATCCCCGGTCTCCAGTCCTCCCAGGACACTGGGGGCCATGGGGGTAAGCTCACGGGAACCCCCTCCCTGCCCTTCCTTCTTGGCCCTAAAGGACCCGGCTACCCTCGCCTGCCACCTGCCAGGGTACTTGAACGCAGACCACGCCCAGTCCTGGCCCTCCATCAAT TTGTGGATGGAGACGGAGGAGAACGACACCCGGAGCTGCCCTCTGTGTCAGCTGACCTTCCCTACTGGTTACCCCGATGACGCCCTCATCAAACACATCGACACGCACCTGGAGAACAGCAAGATCTAA